The Synechocystis sp. PCC 7509 genome includes a window with the following:
- a CDS encoding cofactor assembly of complex C subunit B, with protein sequence MNTATIPSLFVLTLVLATGLFFFIRASAKDRTEQIELISQQPEATLMAQLQQYFDIRAYRVASIDKENNSVTFTGMVRPSIFLAMLLTILASAGILSLVLALSLLFPNLGKVFLLLVLASPAAGIFYWKKAGRIEQVSLKLQPTSSQNVTIWIKAHRDEILELRQAIPLTEVGDRE encoded by the coding sequence GTGAATACTGCTACTATTCCCTCACTTTTTGTCTTGACTTTGGTGTTAGCAACGGGCTTGTTTTTCTTTATCCGAGCCTCTGCTAAAGATCGTACTGAGCAAATAGAATTAATTTCTCAGCAACCGGAAGCAACTCTCATGGCTCAATTACAACAGTATTTTGACATTCGAGCCTACCGCGTTGCCAGTATAGATAAAGAAAATAACTCTGTTACTTTTACGGGTATGGTTAGACCTAGTATTTTTCTAGCAATGCTTCTAACCATCCTCGCCAGTGCGGGTATTCTCAGCTTAGTCTTAGCTTTGTCGCTCCTGTTTCCCAACTTAGGTAAAGTTTTTTTGTTATTGGTGCTTGCGTCCCCGGCGGCGGGTATTTTTTATTGGAAAAAAGCTGGTCGCATCGAACAAGTATCTCTAAAATTGCAACCTACAAGCAGTCAGAATGTGACTATTTGGATCAAAGCTCACCGCGATGAAATTCTTGAACTTCGACAGGCTATTCCTTTGACCGAGGTAGGCGATCGCGAATAA
- a CDS encoding PadR family transcriptional regulator produces the protein MSMKTLLGERQMKLEHIYEFFRHRPPTYLGQELAVCYVLSVLVEKESYGTELITMLETEHPRYRLSDTVLYSAIKFLEDEKAITGYWKKVLGRGRPRRMYQISPQWQTQSQDLARLWREYIITNPG, from the coding sequence ATGTCTATGAAAACTTTACTAGGAGAGCGACAAATGAAACTTGAGCATATCTATGAGTTTTTTCGCCATCGTCCTCCAACTTATTTAGGTCAAGAACTTGCAGTATGTTATGTTCTTTCCGTTTTAGTTGAAAAAGAATCTTACGGTACAGAGCTTATTACCATGCTTGAAACCGAGCATCCACGCTATCGCCTGTCTGACACAGTTTTGTATAGCGCCATTAAGTTTCTAGAAGACGAAAAAGCCATTACTGGTTACTGGAAAAAAGTCCTTGGGCGAGGTCGCCCCAGGAGAATGTATCAAATTAGTCCCCAGTGGCAAACCCAATCTCAAGACTTGGCTCGTCTTTGGCGAGAATATATCATTACTAACCCAGGGTAG